The DNA region CATTTCCCCAGATCCTGCCGGCACAGACCGCCAATGCCGGGAATATATTTAATGTGCTCCTCCTCATCCTGGCAGTCATCTTCGTCTTCACCGACAAAATGTGGAAAAAACGAACACCTGTCCCCGACAACTCGCAAAGCAAAGAGTAGCCCGCAAGGCAGAGAGAACCATGTTTATTTTTTTCTCTTATTCTTTTCCAAGGACAAGATCAACAAGCCGTGCGGAATGATCGGCCATGAACAAAGGAATATTCAACACATCATCATCCAGCTTCAGATTCAACAGAGAATATCTGACACGGACTTTGACCGAATCGCCGTACAGCTCTTTATATTTTTTCAGACTCTTCCCCGTAACATTCCGGTCGGATTTCACTTCTATTGGGATAATCAGATTTTTCCGCTGGACAATAAAATCGATCTCAAACTTTGGATTCAACGACGACATATATCCAGGCGATCCGTCAAACTGCCCAATGATCGCTTCCAGAACATAATTCTCCGCCAATGCACCCTTAAACGTGCTGAACACTTCATCCCCCTCTGCAATGACAGAAGGATCAAGGACCGACATACAGCCAAGCAGGCCGACATCAGCCAGATAAATTTTGAAAGCGGAGAGATCCTTCTGAGATGATATCGGCAGTTCCGGGGAACGCAGACGATACACTTTGCGCAAGAGATTCGCATCGCAAAGCCATTGAAGAGCGTTCTCATACTCCCGCGCCCGTGCCCCTTCCTTCACCACATTATACAGAAACTTCCTGTTTTCTTTTGCCAGCTGAGAGGGGATAGATTCCCAGATATACATGACTTTGGGAACATCCGACAACGGCTGAATGTGTTTTGCAAAATCGCGGGTATAGGCATTCAGGATATTTTGCTGGATTTTACGGACCTGATTTATGTCATGCTCCTTCGTCCACGCATACACTGCTTCAGGCATGCCTCCAATAATATAATACATCTTCAGCTTCTCGCAGAGCGGACCGAAAAATGCCTCCGGTATTGGTTCGATCTCCCGGATGCCGTCAAGATAGGAAGCCAGATTTTCATCTCCGACGGCGATCAGAAACTCGGAAAAGGTCATGGGGCGGAGAGTGAAAAACTCAACTTTTCCCACAGGAAATGAGGTCGGCCTGGAGAGGGCAACGCCGAGAAGTGAACCGGCACACACGATATGATACTCCGGACCGTTCTCATAAAAATATTTGAGAGAATTCAAGGCATCCGGACACTCCTGGATCTCATCAAAGATAATGAGGGTGTTCCCGGGCTGTATCGTCTGTTTTTTGGCAACGGCGAGATTCGGGAGAATTCTTTCTATGTCTTTTGTGGTGTCGAAGAACGATTTGTATTCGGGATTTTCCTCAAAGTTGACATACACGGTGTTCTGATAATTTTGCCTGCCGAACTCTTTGAGCAGCCAGGTTTTACCTACCTGCCTGACCCCGTTTACGATCAGCGGTTTGCGGTATTCTGACGACTTCCACTTCCTAAGCTCTTCTATTGCAGTTCGATACATCTTCTTCTCCCAAGCAGACTGAAAATTATGTGATGTACATCACATTATTTTCACAAATTATGTGATGAAACCCACAACTTATTTTTTATGGGTACTCAGATGAGATAATAGTATTGGCGAATCCATGTCCTCGCAAGGCAAAGCCTTGTTCGCAAATCAAAGATTTGCTCAACTAAGGATGAGCCTTCGGCTCATCCCGCCTCCGCTGAGGCCACCCCTACGGGTAGCCCGCATCGGCTGAGGTCGTCTGCTTTCAGCATCCAACCCGCCCTAACATATAAACCCCAAAACGCCAACCTCCTATACATGACATCCCAGGAAAACATCGAAAAACGCCTCGAAGAACTCGAACGCGACTACGCCGACCTCATGGAACGGGTCCGCGACCTCGAACTCCAGGTCGGCCAGCTCACCGAACGGAACCTGCATGGAAGCTGCTCCACCTGCAGCCTCCAGTAACCGATCTCCCCCTATTCCTTTTTCCTTATTCTTTACTCCTTATCGATCAGGGCGATGACTTCCGCCTCGTGCTCGAACAAAGCACAGCCGCCGTCATGCTCTCCCCCAACGAGACCCGCATCGATCAGCCTCGCAAAAAACGGCGAGTTCACCGCATCCAGCAGAGAAACGTTCCGGAGATTCCGGTCAGAATACGGCGAAAACGGGCACGGCTCTGCCGAACCGTACGGATTGATATGGAAAAATCCTCTCCCGCCCGCAAGACAGCCGCCCATATGCTTCTCGTCCCCCGGGAACGAAATAAACACCATCCCCGGATACGCCGACTTGATCCCCGTCATTTTGCCCTCCAGCTCCTCACGCCTCGCCGCGTCCAGTTCCATCTCCTTTGAACCGTGATCGATCGCCGTATACTCGATATAGAACACGAGCCGGCAACCCTGATCCCGCAGCAGATCCAGAAACGCCGCCGACGTCACCTCGGCAAGATTCTCCGTCGTGATCGTCACCGAAACACCGAACAGGATCTTTCCCTCCCGAAGGCGGCCCATCGATGCAAGGATCGACGTATACGTCCCCGACCCCCGGCGGGCATCCGTCTCCTCGATGCCCCCTTCGATGCTGATGACCGGCACCAGATTTCTGTTCTCATCGAAAAGCTTCGTATATGCATCATCGATCAGCGTCCCGTTCGTAAAAATCGGGAAGATGATCGACGAATGCCCTGCCGCCGCCTCGATCAGATCACGGCGGAGCAGAGGCTCCCCTCCGGCAAGAAGGATAAACGAGATCCCAAGCCCCTCTGCCTGCAGAAAAATATTCTCCCACTCGGGAACGCTCATAGGCTCCGCTCCCGCCGGTTTCTCATCCCCGCACATACCCGTGGCCCGGGCATAGCAGCCCGCACAATGGAGATTGCAGGCCGACGTGATGCTTGCGATAAGAAAAACCGGCATATTCGGGTGTGCACTCCGCCTCTTCGCATTCTCACGCTGCTGACGTGCCTGAAAGAGAAGAAACGCCGTCTCCTTCCGGTTCGAAAGCGTTCCCTTCAGAACATCTTTGATCAGCTTTTTGATCGCATCGTTCAGATAGGTGGTGAGAAATGCATCCGGCATACTAAGGAGTACATATCCCCCCTGTTTGCCATATATGCTTTTCCGTCGGGAAAACACCGGCCGAATATCCTGAATCATCCCGAAATGTCCCGGATAGAATACCGAAAGGGCCAATCTCGCGATATATAGGTACATTTTTTACTAATCAGAGAGCACTATTCTGCTAGATACAATAGGAAACGGATATGGTTAGTCAGACAGACATGCTTTTGGCAGTAGTGATCGTGCTCGCCTGCGCGATCGGCGTGTTATTTATCGG from Methanocorpusculum labreanum Z includes:
- a CDS encoding ATP-binding protein; translation: MYRTAIEELRKWKSSEYRKPLIVNGVRQVGKTWLLKEFGRQNYQNTVYVNFEENPEYKSFFDTTKDIERILPNLAVAKKQTIQPGNTLIIFDEIQECPDALNSLKYFYENGPEYHIVCAGSLLGVALSRPTSFPVGKVEFFTLRPMTFSEFLIAVGDENLASYLDGIREIEPIPEAFFGPLCEKLKMYYIIGGMPEAVYAWTKEHDINQVRKIQQNILNAYTRDFAKHIQPLSDVPKVMYIWESIPSQLAKENRKFLYNVVKEGARAREYENALQWLCDANLLRKVYRLRSPELPISSQKDLSAFKIYLADVGLLGCMSVLDPSVIAEGDEVFSTFKGALAENYVLEAIIGQFDGSPGYMSSLNPKFEIDFIVQRKNLIIPIEVKSDRNVTGKSLKKYKELYGDSVKVRVRYSLLNLKLDDDVLNIPLFMADHSARLVDLVLGKE
- a CDS encoding radical SAM/SPASM domain-containing protein — protein: MPDAFLTTYLNDAIKKLIKDVLKGTLSNRKETAFLLFQARQQRENAKRRSAHPNMPVFLIASITSACNLHCAGCYARATGMCGDEKPAGAEPMSVPEWENIFLQAEGLGISFILLAGGEPLLRRDLIEAAAGHSSIIFPIFTNGTLIDDAYTKLFDENRNLVPVISIEGGIEETDARRGSGTYTSILASMGRLREGKILFGVSVTITTENLAEVTSAAFLDLLRDQGCRLVFYIEYTAIDHGSKEMELDAARREELEGKMTGIKSAYPGMVFISFPGDEKHMGGCLAGGRGFFHINPYGSAEPCPFSPYSDRNLRNVSLLDAVNSPFFARLIDAGLVGGEHDGGCALFEHEAEVIALIDKE